In Solanum lycopersicum chromosome 5, SLM_r2.1, the following are encoded in one genomic region:
- the LOC101249460 gene encoding rho GDP-dissociation inhibitor 1 produces the protein MHSGKEGKGGTATPIAESDSEIEHEPGEKNVSRQMSESSLYTTEDEEEDETHNKIELGPQCTLKEQFEKDKDDESLRRWKEQLLGSVDINAVGESLDPDVKILSLEIKSPGRPDIVLPIPEGGKPQCPWFTLKEGSKYSLKFSFLVTNNIVTGLKYINTVWKTGLKVDSTKQMIGAFSPQSEPYTHEMPEDTTPSGMFARGSYSARTKFLDDDNKCYLEINYTFDIKKEWLAT, from the exons aTGCATTCTGGTAAGGAGGGTAAAGGGGGGACTGCAACTCCAATTGCTGAATCTGATTCTGAGATTGAGCATGAGCCTGGTGAGAAAAATGTCAGCAGGCAAATGAGTGAGAGTTCTCTTTACACTACTGAGgatgaggaagaagatgaaactCATAATAAGATTGAGTTGGGACCACAATGCACTCTCAAAGAACAATTTGAGAAGGATAAG GATGATGAGAGTTTGAGAAGATGGAAGGAGCAGCTTCTTGGAAGTGTGGATATCAATGCTGTTGGAG AATCCCTGGATCCAGACGTGAAGATCTTGAGCCTTGAAATCAAGTCCCCTGGTAGACCTGATATTGTTCTCCCAATCCCTGAGGGTGGGAAACCCCAGTGTCCATGGTTTACACTGAAAGAAGGGAGCAAATACAGCCTGAAATTCTCATTTCTAGTCACCAATAATATAGTGACAGGGCTCAAATACATAAACACAGTATGGAAAACTGGTCTCAAAG TTGACAGCACAAAACAAATGATTGGGGCCTTCAGTCCTCAATCGGAGCCTTATACACATGAAATGCCGGAGGATACTACCCCTTCTGGCATGTTTGCTAGAGGATCTTACTCAGCAAGGACAAAG TTCCTTGATGATGATAACAAGTGCTATTTGGAGATCAACTACACATTTGACATCAAGAAGGAGTGGCTGGCAACATAA